A genomic window from Vicia villosa cultivar HV-30 ecotype Madison, WI unplaced genomic scaffold, Vvil1.0 scaffold8, whole genome shotgun sequence includes:
- the LOC131643266 gene encoding putative pentatricopeptide repeat-containing protein At1g26500 isoform X2, which translates to MMFLRRATALLLTNNLTVQPLRRHFSNPISPVNQQDLLRVCTILYQQQNSPESRLHSKLASSNFQLTHEFFLQVCNNFPYSWRPVYRFFLFTQLQKNPTFTHSSVSFNKMLDVVSKSRNIDLFWNLLNEAAIRRLANDKTFVIALKTLGGARELKKCVEFFHLMNCNGCGYSVERLNKVVDEMCRVKLVEEAKFVVFKMKDWIKPDGVSYKHLISGFCEKGDLIEASKIWNLMVDEGFVPDVDAVEKFMETFFKVNQFGEALKLFETMRLKRMDELGVSTYRLVIKWLCKKGMMNRAHEVFDELCERGILVDSLTLGYVVYGLLAKHRVREAYQVVEKIDVVDISVYHGLIKGLLKLRRASEATQVFREMIKRGCEPNMHTYIMLLQGHLGRRGRKGSDPLVNFDTIFVGGLVKVGHSKEAMKYVERVMDRGMEVPRFDYNKFLHYFSNEEGAVMFEDVAKKLKEVGLVDLADILERYGQKMATRDRRRNRFPIIEDTNV; encoded by the coding sequence ATGATGTTTCTCCGACGAGCCACCGCACTTTTATTGACAAACAACCTCACCGTTCAACCCCTCCGCCGCCACTTCTCAAACCCCATTTCACCGGTAAACCAACAAGATCTCCTCCGAGTCTGCACCATTCTCTACCAACAGCAAAACTCGCCCGAGTCACGTCTCCACTCAAAACTCGCCTCTTCCAACTTCCAACTCACCCACGAATTCTTCCTACAGGTTTGCAACAATTTCCCTTACTCATGGCGACCCGTTTACCGTTTCTTCCTTTTCACGCAACTACAAAAAAACCCAACTTTCACTCACTCCTCTGTTTCCTTCAACAAAATGCTCGATGTTGTTTCCAAGTCTCGCAACATTGATCTCTTCTGGAACCTTCTTAACGAAGCGGCGATTCGTCGTTTGGCTAATGATAAGACCTTTGTGATTGCTTTGAAGACTCTTGGTGGTGCTAGAGAGTTGAAAAAGTGTGTGGAGTTTTTCCACTTGATGAATTGTAATGGGTGTGGTTATAGTGTTGAGAGATTGAATAAAGTTGTTGATGAAATGTGTAGGGTTAAGCTTGTTGAGGAAGCAAAGTTTGTTGTTTTCAAGATGAAGGATTGGATTAAACCTGATGGGGTTAGTTATAAGCATTTGATTAGTGGGTTTTGTGAAAAGGGTGATTTGATTGAAGCTTCTAAGATATGGAATTTGATGGTGGATGAAGGTTTTGTTCCTGATGTTGACGCGGTTGAGAAATTTATGGAGACGTTTTTTAAGGTTAATCAATTCGGCGAGGCTTTGAAGCTGTTTGAAACGATGAGGTTGAAGAGAATGGATGAACTTGGTGTTTCGACTTATAGGCTTGTGATTAAGTGGTTGTGTAAAAAAGGGATGATGAATCGTGCTCATGAAGTGTTTGATGAACTGTGCGAGAGAGGTATTCTGGTTGATAGTTTGACGTTGGGATATGTTGTTTATGGGCTTCTAGCAAAACATAGAGTTAGAGAGGCTTATCAAGTTGTGGAGAAGATTGATGTTGTGGATATAAGTGTTTATCATGGATTAATAAAAGGGCTTTTGAAGTTGAGAAGAGCAAGTGAAGCGACTCAAGTGTTTAGGGAGATGATAAAGAGAGGTTGCGAACCGAATATGCATACTTATATAATGTTGCTGCAGGGTCATTTGGGGAGGAGAGGGAGGAAAGGGAGTGATCCTCTTGTGAATTTTGATACTATATTTGTTGGTGGTTTGGTGAAAGTTGGACATTCGAAGGAAGCTATGAAGTATGTGGAGAGGGTGATGGATAGAGGGATGGAGGTGCCGAGGTTTGATTATAACAAGTTTTTGCATTACTTTTCAAATGAGGAAGGTGCGGTAATGTTTGAGGATGTAGCGAAAAAGTTGAAGGAAGTAGGGTTAGTTGATTTGGCAGACATATTGGAGAGATATGGACAGAAGATGGCAACTAGAGATAGGAGGAGGAATAGATTTCCAATAATCGAAGATACTAATGTATGA
- the LOC131643266 gene encoding uncharacterized protein LOC131643266 isoform X1, with translation MAWATSVGAHWEKTEAEYNAEWTKLAYLDGPGYTAWDQIEAKFDLQRKYFSGSSSHGVQNSIEKAPIQTCSSHFISSMAESNREHNLHMAETAREIRESCARILKLLQKEMEATKSTSDGVSTSDEILLSVEGINEHSVSDESVQVRNFIMTSFSPSIDFNGGIVDLPKEITQKLRKTPESCVGIKVDVKITFADSFISEHPVVDSDVERDWYNTKVTPLDMDRKQNNSPVIINQGVFNPSNHLSDPPDLVPVPPPPLAPPWLPHSVYLRQLDSPPLIIESNNSFQLDQEVVTRIPSQIDNSIALQVINMLRKFSVKDRSVISNVFLLSLYACPIVSGFSGFGPSVSYTYQLFVERPLKITFFWNIALFQLQHRKCAIILYLANILLTDTPKVEREGTHFSVLDISNKALLLESNVGGEYKKSSYCPQHHMLELLDFTVLVEAMDSCVLPSYHFVIPFNSHNMISISLTSEYMQMTMKGKHSMKFDYGGTGYFFLPTTTLLFQQWDPGGWSSSLRSSILLVLKVSWRFAPITQHQYFVNFNLEDKVDFNGGSNVMTQIEEKPCHQSESLKWLEKRTRVT, from the coding sequence ATGGCATGGGCTACATCAGTAGGAGCTCATTGGGAAAAAACAGAAGCTGAGTATAATGCTGAATGGACAAAATTGGCGTATCTGGACGGTCCGGGATATACAGCATGGGACCAAATTGAAGCCAAATTTGACCTGCAACGCAAATACTTCTCCGGGAGCTCTTCCCATGGTGTTCAGAACTCAATTGAAAAAGCTCCGATACAGACATGTTCATCTCACTTCATATCTTCAATGGCTGAATCGAATCGAGAACACAATTTGCATATGGCTGAAACTGCACGCGAAATCCGAGAGTCGTGTGCTAGAATTCTCAAATTGTTGCAAAAGGAGATGGAAGCTACCAAATCAACGAGCGATGGGGTTTCGACTTCGGACGAAATTCTTCTGTCCGTGGAAGGAATTAATGAACATTCAGTCAGCGATGAATCTGTCCAAGTGAGGAATTTTATCATGACATCATTTTCTCCTTCAATTGATTTCAATGGTGGAATAGTAGATCTACCAAAGGAAATAACACAAAAGCTAAGAAAGACGCCAGAATCATGTGTTGGTATCAAAGTCGATGTCAAAATTACTTTTGCAGACTCGTTCATTTCTGAGCATCCGGTCGTCGATTCCGATGTTGAACGTGATTGGTATAACACAAAGGTGACACCGCTCGATATGGATAGAAAGCAAAACAACTCTCCAGTTATAATAAACCAAGGGGTTTTCAATCCTTCTAATCATCTATCAGATCCACCGGACTTAGTTCCAGTTCCGCCGCCGCCGCTTGCGCCACCATGGCTACCACACTCGGTTTACCTAAGACAACTCGACTCACCACCACTTATCATCGAAAGCAACAACTCTTTCCAACTGGATCAAGAGGTAGTAACTAGAATCCCGTCTCAAATTGATAATTCAATCGCTCTTCAAGTGATTAACATGTTGAGGAAATTTTCAGTTAAAGATAGAAGCGTTATTAGTAATGTGTTTCTTCTCTCATTGTATGCTTGTCCTATTGTAAGTGGATTCTCTGGTTTTGGACCAAGCGTATCTTACACCTACCAGTTGTTTGTAGAAAGGCCTCTGAAAATTACTTTCTTTTGGAACATTGCTCTCTTTCAATTGCAACACAGAAAATGTGCTATTATTCTATACTTGGCCAATATCCTTCTAACTGATACACCAAAAGTGGAAAGGGAAGGCACACATTTTTCTGTTTTGGATATATCAAATAAGGCCTTGTTATTGGAATCAAATGTTGGAGGAGAATACAAAAAGTCTTCTTATTGTCCACAACATCATATGCTAGAACTTCTTGATTTTACTGTGTTGGTGGAAGCAATGGATTCATGTGTCCTGCCCTCTTATCATTTTGTTATCCCTTTCAATAGTCACAACATGATATCTATAAGCTTGACTTCAGAATACATGCAGATGACAATGAAAGGAAAACACTCCATGAAATTTGATTATGGTGGCACTGGATATTTTTTCCTTCCCACAACAACTTTACTATTCCAACAATGGGATCCAGGTGGCTGGTCTAGTTCATTGAGAAGTTCTATACTACTTGTTTTGAAGGTCTCTTGGAGATTTGCTCCTATCACCCAACACCAATATTTTGTTAActtcaaccttgaggacaaggttgattTTAATGGGGGGAGTAATGTTATGACTCAAATTGAAGAAAAGCCATGTCATCAAAGTGAGTCATTAAAATGGTTAGAGAAAAGGACACGTGTCACTTGA